The proteins below are encoded in one region of Paramisgurnus dabryanus chromosome 2, PD_genome_1.1, whole genome shotgun sequence:
- the LOC135783718 gene encoding cortexin domain-containing 1 protein encodes MEETTPDPAFVDVDQGLTLAGIAFLCLLLVAMIIRCAKVIMDPYSAIPTSTWEEQHLDDSQI; translated from the coding sequence ATGGAGGAGACCACTCCAGACCCCGCTTTTGTGGACGTGGACCAGGGTCTGACTCTGGCAGGCATCGCTTTCCTCTGCCTGCTGCTGGTTGCAATGATCATACGCTGTGCCAAAGTCATTATGGACCCATACAGCGCCATACCCACGTCCACTTGGGAGGAGCAACACTTGGATGATTCGCAGATCTGA